In the Helicobacter cetorum MIT 99-5656 genome, ATAAAAAATCTCATCGTGGTAGTTTAAAAGAATTACTCAACCACAAAAAAGCCCTTATGCTAGTCCTTGGAATCACTATGGGGGGAAGCTTATGCTTTTATACTTTCACCATCTATCTTAAGATTTTTTTAACTAATAGCTCTTCCTTTAGTGCTAAAGAGAGTAGCTTTATCATGCTTTTAGCACTCACATATTTTATACTCTTACAGCCTTTATGCGGAACGCTTGCGGATAAAATCAAACGCCCCAAAATGCTGATGGTTTTTGGCATTATGGGACTTATTGTAACCCCTATCGTCTTCTATGGCATTAAAAATGCTACCCATATCTATGAAGCCTTGCTTTATGAAATGCTCGCATTAACAGCCATGAGCTTTTATACCTGTATCGCTGGTGTTATTAAGGCCGAATTGTTTCCTTCTTATGTGCGTGCTTTAGGGGTGGGTCTAGCCTATGCGATTGCTAATGCACTTTTTGGGGGAAGTGCAAGCTATGTAGCACTACAATTCAAACAACATGGCTTTGAAGAAGGGTTTGTGGGCTATGTCATGTTTAGTATGTTAATATTTATAGTTATGGTTATTTTATTTCCTAAAAAAACCTATATGAATTAAACTTACAATAAAGTAACTTTTTTATGCAATCCATTTAAGATATGACTCTTAAATGAGAGCTGATGTATCCTAAAGCCCACATTTTAAAATCTCTTCATTTTTATATAGGCTGTTTTAACATGAAAACCCACAATCAATGCATTCTGTTACTCAAAATCCGCTATAATCTTACTTTTTAAAAGGATTTATTGCATGCAAAATGGGTATTACGCGGCTACGGGAGCTATGGTTACACAATTTAACCGCTTGGATTTAGCATCCAATAATTTGGCTAATCTCAACACCAATGGCTTTAAAAGAGATGATGCGATTACGGGAGACTTTTTAAGACTCTATCAAGAACATAGGGAACGACTACCCTTAGAAGACCAAACCAAAGCGAGTGCACAATATTTAAATCGCAATCTCAATCGTGTACCTATTCTTTCAGAAATCTATACCGATAAAAGTCTTGGTGCATTTGAAGAAACTCATAGCCCCCTAGATTTTGCCCTAACAAGCCCTAATCTCTACTTTGCAATACAAACCCCTGAAGGCGTAGCCTACACCAGAGATGGGAATTTTAGCGTTGATAAAGATGGTTTTTTGGTTACTCTTAATGGCTTTAAAGTGCTTTCACGCTCTGGATTGAATGAAAAAGGGGGGATAATGCTTATGCCTAATGCCGAACTTGAAGTGGATAGAAGTGGCAATATTACCTTTAGAGACAATGAAGCTCAGATTCAAGCGGGAGCGTTAGCCCTAGTAAGCTTTAGTGAGCCTAAAAACCTTAAAAAAACGGGACAAAACCTGTATGTTTATCAAGGAAAAGGGGTGAATAATGTGCCTGATTCTAACGCACTCAGACAATACATGCTAGAAAAAAGCAATGTTAATGCGGTGCGTGAAATGACTGCCCTGATTGAAATTAACCGCTTGTTAGACATGTATTCTAAGGTGCTAAAAACCCATCAAGATGATATGAACGCCGAAGCTATCAACAAACTCGCCACTAGAGCGTAGCAACCCTTTTCTACGCTCCATACTCTGCATATCCTATTGCATCCCAATGGTCTCTAGTGGGGCTACTGGTGTTTGTTGCTTGTGCGAACTAAAAGTTGCAGATATCCAACACCAAACTAGAAATTCTTTGCTCTTACGCCAAAATAAAAAAGAAAGCAAAACCCAAGGAACAAGAAGTCCCCCTACAGAAAAGAATATTTTGTGCCTACCTTAAAACACAAACATTACCGAGTTCTTTTAGAACAATCTTAGCAATATAGCCGACTTCATTGTCATTAAGATTTTCAACACTAGCCTTGAGATACCTTTTGATTTGCTCAATTTGACAGCCTTCTAGCTTGATTTTTACTACAGCAACTCCAGCTTTCATATTAGTATAAGTGTCTGCAACCTGAATCTTTGTAACCAAATAGTTATAAAAAGAATAACCCACCTTAGTAACCGTTTCATCTGATTCATGAAACTGCTCAGCGAAGCGTTTTCTATATCTCGTAAAAACTTCATGGAAAATTACAATCATACTCATTTTGGCATTTAAAGTCGCTTGCTCAATCCCTAAATACTTATTATCAATAGGAATATAAGCCACACCCATTTCTTCATAAGGAACTTTAGGGTCTTCAAAAACCCACTTAGGGGCATCAGCTAACTCAGCTCTCATGCCTTTCAAATCAGAGACTAAAATCTCATTTTCCCTTAAAATACCCTTAGCACTTAGTGAAGTGCTAAGCATCATGCCTAAAAGACCGCCTAAAATAATTCTTCTCAATAACATTTTATTTCCCCTTAAAACTTATTTATCATAGAATTCTCTACTTGTTAGCTAACATACTAGCTAAATAAGACTTTAAAAAAGTTTAAACATGCTATAGCCAAGTAATTGTAGCTGCTTTTGGTTTCCTTGATTTCAAAGATACACCATTTACTCTCTTACCCAAAGCAATCAAGCATGCAATTTTTGGCTTATTTGTATGCTCTTTTAGAACTTCACTCACTTTTTTAGCATCAAACCCACCGATAATACAGCTATCTAACCCCATTAAACTCACACCCATACAAATCTGCCCCACAGCAATATAGCATTGCTCCAGCATGTATTGTTCTAATTTTTGCATGCTATGATTAAAACTCAAATCAAGCATTTTAGCAAAAGAAGGAATGACCCTAGATTTGTAAGGCTCAACATAGAGATTTTGCATATAAGAGCTAGTAGGCAATAATTGACTAGGCTCTAAAGAGCATACTACCATTAAAGCTGAAGCACTTTCAATCATATCCTTATTAAAATAGCTATGCGTTGCGATTTGCTTCTTTAGCTCTTTATTTGTAACCATAATAAAATGCCATGGCTGGGTATTATAAGAACTGGGTGATAATCTGGCTAACTCAGCAATTTCTTCCAACTCTTCACTAGATAGCTTGTAATGAGTATCAAATATTTTACAAGAATGGCGTTCATGCAATAATTGTTTTCGTTTGGTTTTGTCTAAAAATTTCATTAATTATCCTTTATTTTAGAATACTTTTTAGCATACAATAAAATTCCTAAAGAAACAATTACCATAAACAAACTTAGTATTTGCCCCATGCTCAAATTAAAAATATAAACCCCCATTTGACTATCAGGCTCCCTGTAAAACTCTGCTACAAAACGCATGAGTGAATACCCCAAACCATAAACCACAATCAATAACCCATGTGTTTTAGTGTATTTCTTAGCGAGCATTACCATAAAAAATACTACAATCCCTTCTAAAAACGCCTCAATAAGCTGGCTAGGATAACGCAACTCATTATTTATGACAATGCCTATCATTTGTCCTAAATGGCTGTTCTCTGGCACAATTCTCCCAAAAAGCTCTTGGTTTAAAAAATTCCCAATTCTGCCAAAAACATATCCTAAAGGTAAGCTAATGGCGATTAAATCCAAATAGATTAAGAGCTTTTTTAAATCTTTACGACTATAAAGGTACGAAGCGACTAAAAACCCTACCAAACCCCCATGATAGCTCATTCCACGAATACCTACAAAATTCCCTTCACTATCAAAGGGGTTAAAGATTTGCCAAAAATGTATTAAATAGTAGCTAGAATTTGGGTCATAAATAAGAATGTATCCTATTCTTGCCCCCAAAACTATGCCAAGTTCTGCCCATAAAAAATAACTCTCAAAATCCTTTCTTTCAATAGGAAATCTTTTGGGGTCATTTTTAATCATTCTTAATGCCATGTAAAAGGCTATGATAATCGCACAAGCATACGCTAAACCATACCAATGCACTTCAATGCCACCAATGCTAAAGGCTATGGGGTCAAAACGCTCATAAATCGTATTCCAAACATTCATGTTTAACTCTCAAATTCAAATTCTTTAGGGGCAATGGCCTCAAACTCATACCCTAATAATGCAATTTTATGCGCATGGAGCATTAAGCGTTTAGCCGGAACTTGCTTATTGCCATAGAGCGTATCACCTATAATGGGGTAATTGATATGCTTTAAATGCACTCTAATTTGGTGCGTTCTTCCGGTTTTAATCTCTACTTTTAGAAGGGTTTTTTTACCCATAATTTTTAAGGGTGTAACCTTAGTAAGAGCATCTTGTCCTTTGGGCGAGATTTTACTAAAAGCTTTGGTAGTTTTAGTCGTAAGTATGGGGGCATTAATTTCTTGCTCTTCTTCTAAGATACCTTGAACTAATGCTAGATATTCTTTCTTTACCACCCTATCTTTAAAAGCCTTTTTAGCTTTTAAGTGAAATTCTGAATTTTCTTTGACTAATAAAATCACTCCGCTAGTCTCTTTATCCAAACGATGTAGTAACACCCAATCGTTGAAAAAATGCATTAAGTCATAGCTCTCTATAAAGGGGGGTTTAAAAAGGGCTAGAACATTTTCATCTTCAAAAATCACGCTGGGTTTTTCAATCTTTTGGATACTAAAGCGTGTGTTTTTGGGTAGCTCCTTTCTAGCAATGCCAAGTTTCTTGCCCCCTATGCTTACTAATCCTAAATCAATCAAAGCTTTTGCTTTTTTATTAGAAATATTTTCTTGTATGCTTAATAATTTATAGGCTTTTTCCATATCTATCCTTTAATAAGTGTGAGTAATTCGCTCAAATCATGTTGATTCTCTAAAAAACGCACCACGCCTAAATTTTCATAATCCAAAAGGGCGTTTAACAAATTCTCTTTTTTTACCATCTTATAAGGGCTTACTAACTCAAACAGCGCTAATTGATTAAAAATGTATTCCCCTGTGATTAAGCGGGTGTTAAAAAACGCCGGCTCTAAGGGGTTATGCCCCCCTTTTTTGATAAATGAACCCCCCAAGATTACAATATCTGCAATTTGATAAAAATTATTCAATTCCCCTAAGCTATCCACTAATAAAATATCGCATTCCACAAAACCCTTTGAAGAAAAAAATTCTAAGCTAAAGGGCGTAGTTTTTAATATATTTTGCAATAGATTTTGCACGCTTTTAAAACGCTCCGGGTGGCGTGGCACAATGATTAGTCTTGCATGCGTATAAATCTTTTTAAATTCCAAAAACGCCTTTAAACCTAGCTCTTCTTCACTCTCATGCGTGCTTGCTAAAACTACATTTAAAGCATTAGGGTTTTTAGGATAATAGCGAGTGATTGTGGGCTTTGAAAAACGCTTGATATTAAAAAAATTGATGACCTTTTTAGCCCCTAAACTTAATAAGCGCATTTTATCCTCTTCACTTTGGGCTAAAATCAAATCAATGCGTTTGAATAAGATAGAATAAAAGAGTTTAAAACGCTGATACTTAGGGTAAGATTGAGTGCTAATCCTAGCGTTAATGAGCATGGTTTTTGCCCCTAATTTTTGAGCCATATCAAACACATTAAACCACAACTCCGCTTCTGTAACCACTAAGGTTTTTAATTTTTTTAAGTTTGTTTTCCAAGTAAATAATAAGGTTTCAAAAGGTAAGTAACGCACTTCTATATGCTTAAAATTGCAATAAGACTTAGATGCTAATTCAAAGCCAGTGTTAGTGGTAACGCTAATTAAAATAGGCTCTTTTAAAGCTTGAATGATGGGTTCTAAGGATTTGACTTCCCCATAAGAGCATGCATGAAACCAAAAAGTCGGTTCGCTTTTCAAAGCGTTATCTTTTAGAAAAAAGC is a window encoding:
- a CDS encoding flagellar hook-basal body protein, encoding MQNGYYAATGAMVTQFNRLDLASNNLANLNTNGFKRDDAITGDFLRLYQEHRERLPLEDQTKASAQYLNRNLNRVPILSEIYTDKSLGAFEETHSPLDFALTSPNLYFAIQTPEGVAYTRDGNFSVDKDGFLVTLNGFKVLSRSGLNEKGGIMLMPNAELEVDRSGNITFRDNEAQIQAGALALVSFSEPKNLKKTGQNLYVYQGKGVNNVPDSNALRQYMLEKSNVNAVREMTALIEINRLLDMYSKVLKTHQDDMNAEAINKLATRA
- a CDS encoding NAD(P)H-dependent oxidoreductase, translating into MKFLDKTKRKQLLHERHSCKIFDTHYKLSSEELEEIAELARLSPSSYNTQPWHFIMVTNKELKKQIATHSYFNKDMIESASALMVVCSLEPSQLLPTSSYMQNLYVEPYKSRVIPSFAKMLDLSFNHSMQKLEQYMLEQCYIAVGQICMGVSLMGLDSCIIGGFDAKKVSEVLKEHTNKPKIACLIALGKRVNGVSLKSRKPKAATITWL
- the lgt gene encoding prolipoprotein diacylglyceryl transferase, which gives rise to MNVWNTIYERFDPIAFSIGGIEVHWYGLAYACAIIIAFYMALRMIKNDPKRFPIERKDFESYFLWAELGIVLGARIGYILIYDPNSSYYLIHFWQIFNPFDSEGNFVGIRGMSYHGGLVGFLVASYLYSRKDLKKLLIYLDLIAISLPLGYVFGRIGNFLNQELFGRIVPENSHLGQMIGIVINNELRYPSQLIEAFLEGIVVFFMVMLAKKYTKTHGLLIVVYGLGYSLMRFVAEFYREPDSQMGVYIFNLSMGQILSLFMVIVSLGILLYAKKYSKIKDN
- a CDS encoding RluA family pseudouridine synthase, producing the protein MEKAYKLLSIQENISNKKAKALIDLGLVSIGGKKLGIARKELPKNTRFSIQKIEKPSVIFEDENVLALFKPPFIESYDLMHFFNDWVLLHRLDKETSGVILLVKENSEFHLKAKKAFKDRVVKKEYLALVQGILEEEQEINAPILTTKTTKAFSKISPKGQDALTKVTPLKIMGKKTLLKVEIKTGRTHQIRVHLKHINYPIIGDTLYGNKQVPAKRLMLHAHKIALLGYEFEAIAPKEFEFES
- the waaA gene encoding lipid IV(A) 3-deoxy-D-manno-octulosonic acid transferase, with the translated sequence MFKFFYFLCLSLGHFLCSPIILLLSFKEKYRYSLKARFFLKDNALKSEPTFWFHACSYGEVKSLEPIIQALKEPILISVTTNTGFELASKSYCNFKHIEVRYLPFETLLFTWKTNLKKLKTLVVTEAELWFNVFDMAQKLGAKTMLINARISTQSYPKYQRFKLFYSILFKRIDLILAQSEEDKMRLLSLGAKKVINFFNIKRFSKPTITRYYPKNPNALNVVLASTHESEEELGLKAFLEFKKIYTHARLIIVPRHPERFKSVQNLLQNILKTTPFSLEFFSSKGFVECDILLVDSLGELNNFYQIADIVILGGSFIKKGGHNPLEPAFFNTRLITGEYIFNQLALFELVSPYKMVKKENLLNALLDYENLGVVRFLENQHDLSELLTLIKG